The Pseudomonas sp. MH9.2 genomic interval GTGATTCGCCTGTCTGGCTATATCACCGAAGAGAAAGTCGCCATCGCCAAACGCCACCTGTGGCCTAAGCAATTGGAGAAGGCTGGTGTGGCCAAAAGCAGCCTGTCCATCAGTGACACTGCGTTGCGGGCCGTCATCGATGGATATGCCCGTGAAGCCGGGGTCCGGCAGTTGGAGAAACAACTGGGCAAGCTGGTGCGTAAATCCGTGGTCAAGCTGCTGGATGAGCCGAATTCGGTGATCAAGATCGCGCCCAAAGACCTGGAAGCTTCGCTGGGCATGCCAGTATTTCGTAACGAACAAGTGCTGTCAGGTACCGGCGTCATCACCGGTCTGGCGTGGACCAGCATGGGTGGTGCCACATTGCCGATCGAGGCGACCCGAATCCACACGCTCAACCGCGGCTTCAAACTCACCGGGCAGCTGGGCGATGTGATGAAAGAGTCGGCGGAAATTGCCTACAGCTACATCAGCGCGAACCTGGCGCAATTCGGTGGTGATCCGCGTTTCTTTGACGAGGCTTTTGTGCACGTGCACGTGCCCGAAGGCGCGACGCCTAAAGACGGCCCGAGTGCAGGGGTGACGATGGCCAGCGCGTTGCTGTCCCTGGCCCGCAATCAAGCGCCAAAAAAAGGCGTGGCCATGACCGGCGAACTGACACTGACCGGGCATGTATTGCCGATTGGCGGTGTGCGCGAAAAGGTTATCGCGGCGCGTCGGCAGAAGATCCACGAGTTGATCTTGCCTGAGCCAAACCGTGGCAACTTCGAAGAACTGCCCGACTACCTCAAGGAAGGCATCACCGTGCACTTCGCTAAACGCTTTGCTGACGTCGCGAAGATTTTGTTCTAAGCGCCAATGGTCTCGCCAGCACGTTGACCCCTACAGAAGACCTCGCTTATCTGTAGGCGCCAACTTGATGGTGAGAAAGGTTATGCTCCCTGTTCGTTGAAAACGACTGGAGCTTCCATGACTGCTGTCCGCCTGCTCGTCCCTCTGAGCCTTGTCCTGCTTGCTGCGTGTGCGCAACAACCAAGGCAAATCGTCTCCGTTGAAAAGCAAAGCCAGTGCCCGTTGAAGCTGAAAACCGGGCAAACCTTGATCCTGACGCTGCCCAGTACACCCACTACCGGTTATCGATGGAAGGTGCAGACGCCTGCGTCGGGCGTGCTGCGCAGTTTAGGGCCGGAGGTCTATAGCAACCCGGAAGAGGCAGGGCTTGTGGGGAGCTCCGGGCAATCGGTATGGCGCTACCAGGCTGCCAGCGCGGGAGATGGGCAGCTGTTGATGATGTATCAACAGCCGTGGGCGCCTGAAGTGGCACCTGTTCAGACCTTCGATTGTGCGATCACGGTTAACTGAGGCTCAGCGCCCACATTCGCGAAAGCCCTGATGCGACCCGTCTGACAGGACACGTCGCATCCTGAGCGCAAACTGGCTAAAATGCCGGCCTTTTCGCCCTCTCCGCTGGAACCGCCGTGAGCAAAGAACCCGACCGCATTTTCGCCCAGCCCCTGGCCCAGGTGCCGGACTTCGCCTTTAACGAGGACGTGGTGCGGGTGT includes:
- a CDS encoding protease inhibitor I42 family protein codes for the protein MTAVRLLVPLSLVLLAACAQQPRQIVSVEKQSQCPLKLKTGQTLILTLPSTPTTGYRWKVQTPASGVLRSLGPEVYSNPEEAGLVGSSGQSVWRYQAASAGDGQLLMMYQQPWAPEVAPVQTFDCAITVN